A stretch of the Lolium perenne isolate Kyuss_39 chromosome 3, Kyuss_2.0, whole genome shotgun sequence genome encodes the following:
- the LOC139838070 gene encoding protein ALP1-like, whose protein sequence is MNTPTKIKNSYRWFPYFWDCIGDIDGTHVTAKVPRSMSAAFRGRKHYTSQNVLADVDLDMRFTYVLAGWEGSAHDASILADSLSRPDGLQIPDGKFYLGDAGYACRSGILPLFRKTRYHLNEFSAKHRPLNARELFNIRQSSLRVTIERAFAALKNRFKVHDQKPFHTFDTQVKQVLA, encoded by the exons ATGAACACACCAACCAAGATCAAGAACAGCTACAGGTGGTTCCCCTATTTCTGG GATTGCATTGGGGATATTGATGGTACTCATGTCACTGCAAAGGTACCGAGATCAATGTCTGCAGCATTCCGCGGGAGGAAGCACTACACCAGCCAGAATGTGCTAGCAGATGTGGATCTCGATATGAGGTTCACCTACGTGCTTGCTGGGTGGGAGGGTTCAGCTCATGATGCGAGCATCCTGGCCGACAGCTTGTCAAGGCCTGATGGGTTGCAAATCCCTGACGGTAAGTTCTACCTTGGAGATGCTGGATATGCATGCCGATCTGGAATTCTACCTCTcttcaggaaaacaaggtaccACCTCAACGAGTTCTCTGCGAAGCACCGACCTCTAAATGCGAGAGAGTTGTTCAATATCAGACAATCAAGCCTTAGAGTCACCATTGAGAGGGCCTTTGCTGCATTGAAGAACAGGTTTAAGGTCCATGACCAGAAACCATTCCACACGTTTGACACTCAGGTAAAGCAGGTCCTTGCTTGA